From the Clostridia bacterium genome, the window GCCCACCCGATGGATTTCCACCATATCTATACCTATGCCGTAGATCATAGCGGTTGACTTTTTGAGCTTACAGTTATCAATATTAAACCCTTCGCTAGAAATGGGCAAATACCTGCCACATGGGCAGGCCAGGAATCACTTTCATATTATTGCCATGGTCACCAGACTTATCCCAAAGAAGGCTAATCGCCGCGAACCAGGGAGGCCAAAGCGCCGGTAGCTGCTAGCCCCGCTCCCACCAGAAAAGCCGCTTTGAGGCCGGCCATAAAGGCTGCCACCGTCCCCTCCGGCCCCAGTACGGCCAGCTTAGCCGCTCGCTGCCAGGTGAAAACGCCGCTGGCCACAGCTATGCCCAGGACCATGCCCACGTTGCGGATGGTGGCCAGAACGCCAGAGCCTACCCCCAAGCGGTGGCGAGGCACGCTGCCCATCACCGCGCTGTTGTTGGGTGACTGGAATATCCCGGTGCCAAGACCAAAAAGGCACAAGCGCCAAACCACATCAAAAGTCCCGGAAGCGACCTTAAGGCCAGACATGAGGAACAAGGCCAAGCTGACGATGCTCTGCCCGATGAAGGCCAGCCAGTGGGTTCCCAAGCGGTCCGACAAGGCTCCGCTGATGGGAGCCAGCATTAACACCACCAAGGGAGAGGCAGTGAGAATCAAGCCCATGCGCTCAGGCGAGTAGTGCAGGATTTGTTCCAAATAAAAGGGAATCAAAAAAACCATGGCAAACTGGGACATGAAATTCATAAGGGCGGCAAAGTTAGCGGCAGTAAACACCCGGTTTTGAAAGAGGGTCAGATCCAACATCGGTTGTTCCACCCTGCTCTCCCAGCGGACAAAGGCAGCGCTGCCGACCACAAACACCAAACCCAGGATTAAAGTCGCTGGCGAGGTCCAGCCCCATTCCTCCCCGTAGCTTCCGGCTAAAAGAAAAGCGCTCAAGGAAAAGAAGCCCAGGGCGGCGCCAACCAGATCGAACTGCTGCGGTTTCAGGTTACCCGATGCCGGCACCACCTGGCGGCAAAGGATGTAGCTCGCAATGCCTATGGGGATATTAATAAGAAAAATGGCTTTCCAACTAGAAACAGTAAGCAGCAAACCACCCAGGCTCGGCCCCAAGGCCAGGCCAATAGCAACAATCATGCCGTTGGTGCCCAGGGCGCGCCCGCGCTCCTGGGGTGGAAAGACCCAAGTCACGGTGGCCGGCCCCATGGCCATAAGCATACCAGCGCCAATGGCTTGGATGGCGCGAAAGGCAATCAGGACCCAAATGTTGGGAGCTAGAGCGCACATCGCTGATGCTGCCGTAAAAATGACTATGCCTAACAGCAGCACCCGTCGAAAGCCATACATATCTCCCAGGCGACCATAAGTAAGAATTAGGCTACCCAAAACCAACAGGTAAGCCATGGCCACCCAGCCTACCGTATTTAGATCAGCATTGAAAACCCGGCCGATGGTGGGAAGGGCTACATTAACCACGCTGCCATCGATGGGGCCCATGATCCCTGCGGCCATGACCGCAAAGAGGATGAGCCAGCGCCGGGGATGCCCAGCCACGATGCTATCAGTTTCCGACACGCAAAAACCTCCTATAAAGCCTGCTTAGAAGCCTACTTCTTTCACCCTGTCCGGCGCTGCAAGGTCCTAATGGCTACTTCATGATCACCGAGAATGGCCCGAATAGATCGGTTTTCCTCCTTAATCTCGTTAATAGCCAATTCAATCCGACCCTGGCCCTGGCGCATAGCCTCTTGTCCTTGGCGCAGTTCACCCACGTCCTGGCGTAGCTCCTCCTGCCCCCGGCAGAGCTCATTTACATCCTTACGCAGTTCCTCCTGGCCTCGGCGCAGTTCATTTACATCACTGCGCAGTTCTTCTTGTCCCTGGCGCAGCTCGTTTACATCTTTGCACAGCTCTTCCTGTCCCTGGCGTAGTTCTGCCTGACCCTGGCGGAGCTCATTTACATCCTTACGCAGCTCATCCACGTCCTTACGCAGTTCATCCACATCCTGGCGCAGCTCATTTACATCTTGGCGCAGTTCTTCCTGCCCCCGGCGCAGTTCGTTCACGTCCCGGCACAGTTCTTCCTGCCCCTGCCGGAGCTCATTTACGTCTTGGCGTAACTCTTTGACCTCGCCTTCGATCCTAGCCACGGAATGGACCAAGTTATCAATTTCAGCTTTGTGCACTTGGCTAGCGTGCTCTAATGCTCGGAGCACCTGACTATGCTCGCCAAGCTGCTGACTAATTTGCCCAAACTGTTGTAGTACCAGCTCCTGAAACTTTTCGTTATCCATTGGTCACCCTCCCCCAAGGAACCATTTGCTTTTATCCGGACCGCCGCTCCTCGGCTCTCCAATCCTTGGCGGCTCCGGCTACCCCCCTTCAGCCTGGCGCTCCCAACCCCACTGGCATAGACTATAGCATACCCTTTCTCGAGCGACAAGAAGCTTAGGGGCCGACCGTCAGCGCAACCGGTAATGGCTAGCCGCCTGCCTATTTTGATTATTGTAGAAAACTCGTTCCCTTGTTATAGTATAAGTAAAAGAACCCTGTGCCCGCCGCCAACTTAAAGGCAAAGGTAGGGATCGCGATATGGCCTACCGGATTGAATTCTTGGCGCTGGCGATAGCTTTGGGAGCAGGAGAAGCTTGGCTCTCCGGAGGGGGCTTTGCCCTGTGGCGCTGGGGAGTCTTTTCCGCCCTAAACGCAGCCACCATAGCCCTAGTGATCTGGATCCGACTCCGGCGTCGGCCCATGGAGGATATTACCTCGCGCATCGATCCTACCCTACAGATCGCCTACGAGACCCTACCCTACATGCGCCGGGGGCTAAACGAAGCCGCGGCCCAGAAGACAGCCGAAATCATAAAGCGCATCAGCGACGTAGCCGCGGTAGCCATAACCGATCGGGAACGGGTTTTGGCTTATGTGGGGGTAGGCTGCGAGCAGCACCAGCCTGGGGATCGCATCCTCACTGAAGCTACTCGGCAGGTATTGGCCAGCGGCAAGGTCAAGGTAGTCCAGAACTCCAAGGAACTAAACTGCCCTCGCGAAAGAATCTGCCGCTGCCCGCTGGCAGCAGCAGTGCTGGTACCGCTGAAGCGCAAGGATGAAGTGGTCGGGGTTTTGAAGCTCTACCAGACCGAGCGGGGCGCCCCTCCTCCCAGCACTATTCGTCTGGCCATTGGGCTAGCGCAGCTTTTGGGTATGCAGGTGGAGCTGGCCGAGCTGGACCGGCAAGCTCAACTTTTGACCATGGCCAAACTGGATGCTCTCCATGCCCAGATCAATCCCCACTTCTTCTTCAATACCCTGAACACAATTATTATGTATAGCCGCACCAATCCGGCCCGGTCCCGGCGCTTGCTGATTCACTTAGCTAATTTCTTCCGCCAATCCTTGCGCCAACAGAGCCGGTTTACTACCCTAAGGGAGGAACTGGAGTGCGTCCACACCTATCTGGTGCTGGAAAAGGCCCGCTTTGGCAAGAAGCTCCAGATCATCGAGAACATCGATAAAGGCTTGCTGGATTATGAGGTGCCGGTCTTGAGTATCCAACCCCTGGTGGAAAACGCCGTTAAACACGGCCTTACCCCCAAAGTGGGAACAGGGGCGGTCAAGATCCTGATCCATGCCACCCGCAAC encodes:
- a CDS encoding MFS transporter, translated to MSETDSIVAGHPRRWLILFAVMAAGIMGPIDGSVVNVALPTIGRVFNADLNTVGWVAMAYLLVLGSLILTYGRLGDMYGFRRVLLLGIVIFTAASAMCALAPNIWVLIAFRAIQAIGAGMLMAMGPATVTWVFPPQERGRALGTNGMIVAIGLALGPSLGGLLLTVSSWKAIFLINIPIGIASYILCRQVVPASGNLKPQQFDLVGAALGFFSLSAFLLAGSYGEEWGWTSPATLILGLVFVVGSAAFVRWESRVEQPMLDLTLFQNRVFTAANFAALMNFMSQFAMVFLIPFYLEQILHYSPERMGLILTASPLVVLMLAPISGALSDRLGTHWLAFIGQSIVSLALFLMSGLKVASGTFDVVWRLCLFGLGTGIFQSPNNSAVMGSVPRHRLGVGSGVLATIRNVGMVLGIAVASGVFTWQRAAKLAVLGPEGTVAAFMAGLKAAFLVGAGLAATGALASLVRGD
- a CDS encoding histidine kinase, whose amino-acid sequence is MAYRIEFLALAIALGAGEAWLSGGGFALWRWGVFSALNAATIALVIWIRLRRRPMEDITSRIDPTLQIAYETLPYMRRGLNEAAAQKTAEIIKRISDVAAVAITDRERVLAYVGVGCEQHQPGDRILTEATRQVLASGKVKVVQNSKELNCPRERICRCPLAAAVLVPLKRKDEVVGVLKLYQTERGAPPPSTIRLAIGLAQLLGMQVELAELDRQAQLLTMAKLDALHAQINPHFFFNTLNTIIMYSRTNPARSRRLLIHLANFFRQSLRQQSRFTTLREELECVHTYLVLEKARFGKKLQIIENIDKGLLDYEVPVLSIQPLVENAVKHGLTPKVGTGAVKILIHATRNDLVISVKDDGVGIPADKINLVLQPGYGSGNGVGLSNVNERLISFYGEDYRLKITSSEGKGTTVTMRIPLAQALPRPGREIAGEHRLEAQSFNS